A DNA window from Danio aesculapii chromosome 14, fDanAes4.1, whole genome shotgun sequence contains the following coding sequences:
- the gar1 gene encoding H/ACA ribonucleoprotein complex subunit 1 — MSFRGGGGGRGGGFNRGGGRGGGFGGGRGGGFGGGRGGGFGGGRGGRGGFNRNQDYGPPEYVVALGEFMHPCEDEIVCKCVTEENKVPYFNAPVYLENKEQIGKVDEIFGQLRDFYFSVKLSDNMKASSFKKLQKFYIDPMKLLPLQRFLPRPPGEKGPPRGGRGGGGRGGRGGGFRGGRGANGGGRGGFGGRGGGFGGRGGGGGGFRGGRGGGGGRGFRGGR, encoded by the exons ATGTCTTTCCGTGGTGGCGGCGGTGGTCGAGGAGGGGGTTTTAACAGAGGTGGTGGTCGTGGAGGCGGATTCGGAGGTGGTCGTGGAGGTGGATTCGGAGGTGGTCGTGGAGGTGGATTTGGTGGTGGTCGAGGAGGCAGAGGTGGATTTAACAGAAACCAAGACTACGGCCCACCCGAATATGTTGTCG CACTGGGGGAGTTCATGCACCCCTGTGAGGATGAGATTGTCTGTAAATGTGTGACAGAGGAGAACAAAGTCCCATACTTCAATGCTCCTGTATATCTGGAAAACAAAGAACAGATTGGAAAGGTGGACGAGATCTTTGGGCAGCTGCGTGATTTT TATTTTTCAGTCAAACTCTCTGATAATATGAAGGCATCCTCATTCAAGAAGCTACAGAAG TTCTACATTGACCCCATGAAGCTGCTACCCCTGCAGAGGTTCCTGCCCAGGCCTCCGGGTGAGAAAGGGCCACCTCGTGGAGGGAGAGGAGGCGGCGGCAGAGGTGGGAGAGGAG GTGGCTTCCGTGGAGGTCGCGGTGCCAACGGTGGAGGTCGTGGAGGATTTGGTGGGCGCGGAGGAGGATTTGGTGGACGTGGAGGTGGCGGTGGAGGATTCAGAGGAGGCAGAGGTGGAGGCGGTGGACGTGGATTCAGAG GTGGAAGATGA